A genomic stretch from Sphingomonas faeni includes:
- a CDS encoding ABC transporter permease, producing MSAMADFQQDGADTGTLRFTGDLSLAKIGNLPDRLEAIDAASVKRVDLSGVDRIDTIGAWVVHRFAARNDATIEGLDENDQALFDQVVASDQPIAARPVKVGALSRVVGEIGDAVVLSGKTMLGLLGFLGATTIAFGSVIRHPHRFRFNAVVQRFEVVGVAALGIVGLMSFLIGMVIAQQGAVQLRQFGAEVFTINLVGRLTIRELGLLMTAIMVAGRSGSAFAAQLGTMKLTEEIDAMRTIGVSPMEALVLPRVLAAIVMMPLLGFYASIIAIIGGGLLCWVQLGIPPVTFIARIREVVPITDLYISLIKAPVFGAIIAIAGCFQGMQVESDAEQVGLRTTSAVVQGIFLVIVLDAFFAVFFTWLGWD from the coding sequence ATGAGCGCGATGGCCGATTTCCAGCAGGACGGTGCCGATACCGGCACGCTTCGCTTTACCGGCGATCTGTCGCTCGCAAAGATCGGCAATCTGCCCGATCGGCTCGAGGCGATCGATGCGGCTTCGGTGAAGCGTGTCGACCTGAGTGGCGTCGACCGGATCGACACGATCGGCGCGTGGGTCGTCCACCGGTTCGCGGCGCGCAACGACGCGACGATCGAGGGGCTCGACGAGAACGACCAGGCGCTGTTCGACCAGGTCGTCGCGTCCGATCAGCCGATCGCCGCCAGGCCTGTAAAGGTCGGTGCGCTCTCCCGCGTGGTCGGCGAGATCGGCGATGCGGTCGTGCTGTCGGGCAAGACGATGCTCGGCCTGCTCGGGTTTCTCGGCGCGACGACGATCGCGTTCGGCAGCGTCATCCGCCACCCGCACCGCTTCCGGTTCAACGCCGTGGTCCAGCGGTTCGAGGTGGTCGGCGTGGCTGCGCTCGGCATCGTCGGGCTGATGAGCTTCCTGATCGGCATGGTCATCGCGCAGCAGGGCGCGGTTCAGCTCCGCCAATTCGGCGCAGAGGTGTTCACGATCAATCTGGTCGGCCGCCTGACTATCCGCGAGCTTGGCCTGCTGATGACCGCGATCATGGTCGCCGGCCGTTCGGGTTCGGCGTTCGCGGCGCAACTCGGGACGATGAAGCTCACCGAAGAGATCGACGCGATGCGGACGATCGGCGTCTCTCCGATGGAGGCGCTGGTGTTGCCCCGCGTGCTCGCCGCGATCGTGATGATGCCGCTGCTTGGCTTCTACGCGTCGATCATCGCGATCATCGGTGGCGGGCTGCTGTGCTGGGTCCAGTTGGGTATCCCGCCGGTGACGTTCATCGCGCGTATCCGCGAAGTCGTGCCGATCACCGATCTCTACATCTCGCTGATCAAGGCGCCCGTATTCGGCGCGATCATCGCGATCGCCGGCTGTTTCCAGGGCATGCAGGTCGAATCGGACGCCGAACAGGTCGGCCTGCGCACCACCTCCGCGGTCGTCCAGGGCATCTTCCTGGTGATCGTCCTCGACGCATTTTTCGCGGTGTTCTTCACCTGGCTGGGTTGGGATTGA
- a CDS encoding ABC transporter ATP-binding protein, with amino-acid sequence MARTTNNKTDDFIISVKGLKNAFGDSVVHEGLDLDVRRGEILGVVGGSGTGKSVLMRSIIGLQTPVAGEVTVFGEPNIGREETEATEIRKRWGVLFQGGALFSTLTVAENVEVPLREFYPDLSPALLAEIASYKVVMTGLPADAANKFPAELSGGMKKRAGLARALALDPELLFLDEPTAGLDPIGAAAFDGLTQSLQKTLGLTVFLITHDLDTLYAICDRVAVLADKKVIAVGTIDELIALDHPWIEEYFKGPRGRAAVATQEAHERADEEAARHPTEVQSKQSAPDDADATYAEKEARTR; translated from the coding sequence ATGGCCCGCACGACGAACAACAAGACGGACGACTTCATCATCTCCGTGAAGGGGCTGAAGAACGCGTTCGGCGATTCGGTGGTGCACGAGGGGCTCGATCTCGACGTGCGGCGCGGCGAGATCCTCGGCGTGGTCGGCGGCTCGGGGACGGGAAAGTCGGTGTTGATGCGCTCGATCATCGGCCTCCAGACTCCGGTCGCGGGCGAGGTTACGGTCTTCGGCGAGCCCAATATCGGCCGTGAAGAAACCGAGGCGACCGAGATCCGCAAGCGCTGGGGCGTGCTGTTCCAGGGAGGTGCGCTGTTCTCGACGCTGACGGTGGCCGAGAACGTCGAAGTGCCGTTGCGTGAGTTCTATCCGGACTTGTCGCCGGCGCTGCTCGCGGAGATCGCATCGTACAAGGTGGTGATGACCGGCCTGCCCGCCGATGCCGCGAACAAGTTTCCGGCCGAGCTGTCGGGCGGCATGAAGAAGCGCGCCGGCCTCGCCCGTGCGCTGGCGCTCGATCCCGAACTGCTGTTCCTCGACGAGCCTACTGCCGGGCTCGATCCGATCGGTGCGGCGGCGTTCGACGGGCTGACCCAGTCGTTGCAGAAGACGCTCGGACTGACGGTGTTTCTGATCACGCACGACCTCGATACACTGTATGCGATCTGCGACCGGGTTGCGGTGCTGGCCGACAAGAAGGTCATCGCGGTCGGTACGATCGACGAGCTGATCGCACTCGATCACCCGTGGATCGAAGAGTATTTCAAGGGGCCACGCGGCCGTGCCGCGGTCGCGACTCAGGAGGCGCACGAGCGCGCCGACGAAGAAGCAGCCCGACACCCTACTGAAGTCCAGTCCAAGCAGTCCGCGCCGGACGACGCCGACGCGACATACGCCGAGAAAGAAGCAAGGACGCGCTGA
- a CDS encoding HAD family hydrolase: MTLSSPASPATPSVRIAIYDMDKTITHAPTWTPFLLHTARRGGSPWRLALVPFAGVAALGYVGKLISRGRLKYVMQRMLLGKRMSAADERRAADAFADRVLRDGVFASARTQIEADRAAGYRLVMATASYRFYVEAIARRLDFDAVIGTESLRDGDGVLLAGIEGENCYGPAKLRMIEAWMDREGIAREDAHVRFYSDHVSDAPTFNWADEPFAVNAHGPLRLLATAKGWPMPDWER; the protein is encoded by the coding sequence ATGACTCTTTCTTCACCGGCTTCCCCCGCCACCCCATCCGTCCGTATCGCGATCTACGACATGGACAAGACCATCACGCACGCGCCGACCTGGACGCCGTTCCTGCTCCACACCGCGCGCCGGGGTGGTTCCCCGTGGCGCCTGGCATTGGTACCGTTCGCAGGGGTCGCCGCGCTCGGCTATGTCGGCAAGCTGATCAGCCGGGGACGACTGAAATACGTGATGCAGCGCATGTTGCTGGGCAAGCGCATGTCCGCCGCCGACGAACGGCGCGCAGCCGACGCCTTTGCCGACCGAGTCCTGCGCGACGGCGTCTTTGCGAGCGCCCGGACTCAGATCGAAGCAGACCGCGCGGCCGGCTACCGCCTCGTAATGGCGACCGCGTCCTACCGCTTCTACGTCGAGGCGATCGCGCGACGGCTCGACTTCGACGCGGTGATCGGGACGGAAAGCCTGCGCGACGGCGACGGCGTACTGCTAGCCGGCATCGAAGGCGAGAATTGCTACGGCCCGGCCAAACTGCGGATGATCGAGGCCTGGATGGACCGCGAGGGCATCGCGCGGGAGGACGCGCATGTCCGCTTCTATTCGGACCATGTATCGGACGCGCCGACCTTCAATTGGGCGGACGAACCGTTCGCGGTGAATGCGCATGGGCCGCTGCGGTTGCTGGCGACGGCGAAGGGCTGGCCTATGCCGGATTGGGAGCGGTAG
- a CDS encoding DUF445 domain-containing protein: MTLLPRMRPAGEAPPPALVRMRIVATGLLVLMAATFFASRALVPVHPAFGFVRAFAEAAMVGGLADWFAVTALFRHPLGLPIPHTAIVPRNKDRIGDTLAQFLRANFLIPVVIARRTRRLDVAGAIARWLTDPPEGAGGRFRQGASKLVAQILEGLDPARLGGMVKAGIGARLRETEVSPILGQLLKAAIAERRHAPLLESAIRWAAKTLAANDHLVRAMVHDKAGSILRWTGLDTTVADKLISGFDKLLAEMAEDTEHPLRLKAEEGLDRLAWDLQYDRRMRERVETMKNDLLDNPAMQRWLDGLWEQARGALLAIARDPERAMAGKLGDILRQLGETLQHDPRMSRTINRFVRRAAVGAAADYGDGIVKLVSETVRSWDADTITSRLENAVGRDLQYIRVNGTIVGGLVGLVIHSVDVLL; the protein is encoded by the coding sequence ATGACGCTTTTACCCCGTATGCGCCCGGCCGGCGAAGCACCTCCACCGGCGCTCGTCCGCATGCGGATCGTCGCCACCGGCCTGCTCGTGCTCATGGCCGCGACGTTCTTCGCCAGCCGCGCGCTCGTCCCCGTCCACCCGGCGTTCGGGTTCGTCCGCGCCTTTGCCGAGGCGGCGATGGTCGGCGGTCTGGCGGACTGGTTCGCGGTCACCGCGCTGTTCCGGCACCCGCTCGGCCTGCCGATCCCCCACACCGCGATCGTGCCGCGCAACAAGGACCGGATCGGCGATACGCTCGCGCAGTTCCTCCGCGCGAACTTCCTGATCCCGGTCGTCATCGCGCGGCGTACCCGTCGGCTCGACGTGGCGGGGGCGATCGCCCGCTGGCTCACCGATCCTCCGGAGGGGGCAGGGGGCCGCTTCCGGCAGGGCGCGTCGAAGCTGGTCGCGCAGATTCTCGAAGGGCTCGATCCGGCGCGGCTTGGCGGGATGGTCAAGGCCGGGATCGGTGCGCGCCTGCGGGAAACCGAAGTCTCGCCGATCCTGGGTCAGTTGCTCAAGGCGGCGATCGCCGAGCGCCGTCACGCGCCCCTGCTCGAAAGCGCGATCCGCTGGGCGGCCAAGACACTGGCGGCGAACGATCATCTCGTCCGCGCGATGGTTCACGACAAGGCAGGCTCGATCCTGCGCTGGACCGGTCTCGATACGACCGTCGCGGACAAGCTGATCAGCGGCTTCGACAAGCTGCTCGCCGAGATGGCCGAGGACACCGAGCATCCTTTGCGCCTGAAGGCGGAAGAGGGGCTCGATCGCCTCGCCTGGGATCTTCAATACGACCGCCGCATGCGCGAGCGGGTCGAGACGATGAAGAACGACCTGCTCGACAACCCGGCGATGCAGCGCTGGCTGGACGGCCTCTGGGAACAGGCGCGCGGTGCGCTCCTCGCAATCGCCCGCGATCCCGAGCGCGCGATGGCCGGCAAGCTCGGCGACATCCTGCGTCAGCTCGGCGAGACGCTGCAGCACGACCCGCGCATGTCGCGCACGATCAACCGCTTCGTGCGGCGCGCGGCAGTCGGCGCGGCGGCGGATTACGGCGACGGTATCGTCAAGCTGGTGTCCGAAACCGTGCGCAGCTGGGACGCGGACACGATCACCAGCCGCCTGGAAAACGCGGTCGGGCGGGACTTGCAGTATATCCGGGTGAACGGGACGATCGTTGGCGGTCTGGTTGGGCTGGTGATCCACAGCGTGGACGTGCTGCTGTAG
- a CDS encoding efflux RND transporter periplasmic adaptor subunit yields MDYETKMIGSESEDQLALPDYSAPSHRRRNIIILIFVVLAIAVAVYAFKSGKKDVAAATPGAQLPTVSVVVPGRQAVDRTISATGTLAARREMPVGVAGEGGMITRVLVEPGTWVSAGQVLATVDRSVQNETAASLAASVSVARSDETIAQAELDRAKQLVDRGFISKADLQRKAATRDAAAARVKVAQATLGEARARNGRLDIRAPAAGLVLTRGVEAGQIVGPSAGVLFRMAMGGQMEMRAQLSEADLTGLHVGARATVVPVGTTQGYPGEVWQVSPVIDPQTRQGIARIAVKYDPALRPGGFAAATIVGGVTQAPLLPDAALQSDEKGNYVYIVGPGDKIVRRNVKIGQVSDAGVTIIGGLDGSERVVQSAGGFLAPGQTVKPITKKAS; encoded by the coding sequence ATGGATTACGAGACGAAGATGATCGGTAGCGAGAGCGAAGACCAGCTGGCGTTGCCGGACTATAGCGCGCCCTCGCATCGCCGCCGCAATATCATCATCCTTATTTTCGTCGTGCTGGCGATCGCGGTGGCGGTCTATGCCTTCAAGTCCGGCAAGAAGGACGTCGCGGCCGCGACGCCCGGCGCGCAATTGCCGACCGTGTCGGTGGTCGTGCCGGGCCGGCAGGCGGTCGACCGGACGATCTCGGCGACGGGCACGCTGGCGGCGCGACGCGAGATGCCGGTCGGCGTCGCGGGCGAGGGCGGGATGATCACGCGCGTGCTGGTCGAACCCGGCACCTGGGTTTCGGCGGGCCAGGTGCTCGCGACGGTCGACCGCTCGGTCCAGAACGAGACGGCGGCGTCGCTTGCCGCTTCGGTCAGCGTCGCGCGCTCTGACGAGACGATCGCGCAGGCCGAACTCGACCGTGCGAAGCAGCTCGTCGATCGCGGCTTCATCTCGAAGGCCGATCTCCAGCGCAAGGCGGCGACCCGCGATGCCGCGGCCGCGCGCGTGAAGGTGGCGCAGGCGACGCTCGGCGAGGCGCGTGCGCGCAACGGGCGGCTCGATATCCGCGCCCCTGCCGCGGGCCTCGTGCTGACCCGCGGCGTCGAGGCCGGCCAGATCGTCGGGCCATCGGCGGGCGTGCTGTTCCGCATGGCGATGGGCGGCCAGATGGAGATGCGCGCACAGTTGAGCGAAGCGGACCTGACCGGGCTGCATGTCGGGGCGCGCGCGACCGTCGTGCCGGTCGGCACCACGCAGGGCTATCCCGGCGAAGTATGGCAGGTCTCGCCCGTGATCGATCCGCAGACCCGCCAAGGCATCGCGCGCATCGCGGTAAAATACGATCCCGCCCTGCGCCCCGGCGGGTTCGCCGCGGCGACTATCGTCGGCGGCGTGACGCAGGCGCCGCTGCTTCCCGATGCCGCGCTGCAGAGCGACGAGAAGGGCAATTACGTCTATATCGTCGGACCGGGCGACAAGATCGTCCGGCGCAACGTGAAGATCGGCCAGGTCTCCGATGCCGGCGTGACGATCATCGGCGGCCTCGACGGTTCGGAGCGGGTCGTACAGTCCGCGGGTGGCTTCCTCGCCCCCGGACAGACGGTAAAGCCGATCACCAAGAAGGCGAGCTGA
- a CDS encoding GlsB/YeaQ/YmgE family stress response membrane protein encodes MGLILWLIIGGVIGWIASMIMRTDAQQGIFLNIVVGIVGAFIGGLILSGGSINNQPLTLTSFIVSLLGAIILLAIVNLVRRGSVR; translated from the coding sequence ATGGGTCTCATTCTTTGGCTGATCATCGGCGGCGTCATCGGCTGGATCGCTAGCATGATCATGCGCACCGACGCGCAGCAGGGCATCTTCCTGAACATTGTCGTCGGCATCGTCGGCGCGTTCATCGGTGGCCTGATCCTGTCGGGTGGTTCGATCAACAACCAGCCGCTCACGCTGACCTCGTTCATCGTGTCGCTGCTGGGTGCGATCATCCTGCTCGCGATCGTGAACCTCGTGCGTCGCGGTAGCGTTCGCTAA
- a CDS encoding SIMPL domain-containing protein: MKTASFLSALATVAIGLPAVAANAQTAPTTVEPMVPAAGTVLDVTAEGRTTRVPDLATIRAGVVSQSPTAAAALSDNAQRMAKVLAALKRAGVAPRDVATSNVQLAPQYRYAENQPPVITGYQATNTVSIRFRDVAKSGTILDALVAQGANQIDGPNLSIDKPDAALDEARTDAIAQAKRRADLYAKAAGLRVSRIVSITESGQDTGGSPQPMFMMARGAMAKDSTQIAPGEKDVTVTLSVRFLLN; encoded by the coding sequence ATGAAGACAGCATCGTTCTTGAGCGCCCTCGCCACCGTGGCGATCGGCTTGCCCGCCGTCGCTGCCAACGCCCAGACCGCGCCGACGACCGTCGAGCCGATGGTGCCCGCCGCCGGGACCGTACTGGACGTGACCGCGGAGGGGCGCACGACGCGCGTTCCGGATCTCGCCACGATTCGCGCTGGTGTCGTGTCGCAGTCGCCGACCGCCGCGGCCGCGCTCTCCGACAATGCACAGCGGATGGCGAAGGTTCTCGCGGCGCTCAAGCGTGCAGGCGTCGCACCGCGCGACGTCGCCACTTCGAACGTCCAGCTTGCCCCGCAATATCGCTATGCCGAGAACCAGCCGCCGGTAATAACCGGCTATCAGGCCACCAACACCGTCTCGATCCGCTTCCGCGACGTCGCAAAGTCGGGGACGATCCTGGATGCCCTGGTGGCGCAGGGTGCGAACCAGATCGACGGGCCGAACCTGTCGATCGACAAACCCGACGCGGCGCTCGACGAGGCACGGACCGATGCGATCGCACAGGCGAAGCGTCGCGCGGATCTCTACGCCAAGGCGGCGGGGCTGCGCGTGTCACGGATCGTCTCGATCACCGAATCGGGCCAGGATACGGGCGGTTCGCCACAGCCGATGTTCATGATGGCGCGCGGGGCAATGGCGAAGGACAGCACCCAGATCGCACCGGGTGAGAAAGACGTGACGGTGACGCTGTCGGTACGTTTCCTGCTGAACTGA
- the sciP gene encoding CtrA inhibitor SciP — protein MIESQKTHPGKVIGPLGEQLTLDSLPPPSTTRWVVRRKAEVVAAVNGGLLSVDDVCARYGLTVEEFASWQRAIDRSGMPGLRVTRIQHYKSLYERQQKY, from the coding sequence ATGATCGAGAGCCAGAAAACGCATCCCGGCAAGGTCATCGGGCCCTTGGGCGAACAACTGACGCTGGACAGCCTGCCGCCGCCGAGCACCACGCGCTGGGTCGTGCGGCGCAAGGCCGAAGTGGTCGCCGCGGTGAATGGCGGACTGCTGAGCGTCGACGATGTCTGCGCGCGCTATGGCCTGACGGTCGAGGAATTCGCAAGCTGGCAGCGTGCGATCGATCGGTCGGGCATGCCCGGACTGCGGGTTACGCGGATTCAGCACTACAAGTCGTTGTACGAGCGCCAACAAAAGTATTGA
- a CDS encoding efflux RND transporter permease subunit, translating to MNFRNISAWSIRNPVPPIVLFLALMLAGVVSFMRMDVNRDPDIDFPIAIVVVNQPGAAPTEMETQVTQRVEAAVRSLQGIDEINSTVTEGNSETVIQLTIGTPIDRAVNDVRDAIAQIRSDLPDGILEPQVYRANTSGNDVASFAAITTDMTVEQLSWYIDDTVTKELLSIPGMATISRNGGVSREIRVILDPLKLQSQGLTASQVNLQLRQVNLNAAGGRAEIAGSEQSIRVLGNARNASDLGQTQINVGNGRTVRLADIAQVRDLYAEQRSRATVDGRQAITFDFQRAKGASDVTVYHQAVDKLRALEKRNPSVKFVQRYTTTEYTEAQYESAIHAMIEGAILAVIVVFIFLRDWRATAISALAIPLSAIPAFWFMDLLGFDLNGMTLLALSLVAGVLVDDAIVEIENIVRHMRMGKSAYQASIDAADEIGLAVLATTMAIVAVFMPVALMPGIAGQFFKNFGLTVVAAVLMSLAVARLVTPMIAAYFLKSFGHASHGEGKIMDWYVRTLHWTLDSRKAAAWRARGGIRKMFNRVMDHRMWAIGAGVVAFALTLFMFTVIPSQFQPTRDEDDSTAQIEMVPGTTLAQTDAVVARVGEILSQQPEVATVYARTRVGSGIVTANLRPDRKEKSVDFERRLAPQMTAIPDARVSFRSQSGWGGSGRDVTIVLGGSDPAKLQQAADKIVAEMGSLKSLTAPRVSGGMQRPEIVIRPRFDLAANLGVTTQALSSAIRIATLGDIDQNSARFSLSDRQIPIRVALDQSARTSLSTIQNLPVSTASGGSVPLNLVADIGLGSGPTKIDRVNQQRQITLGADLAPGVVISNAMKQVHALPAMKNLPVGVSELTLGQSKWQAEMITNFITAVIAGTFLVFAVLVLLYRRVLPPFVNMGSLLLAPLGGLLALWATGQPLSLPVYIGLLMLLGIVAKNSILLIDFALDEMSKGVDAFTAIIDAGHKRAQPIVMTTVAMVAGMVPTAMSLSGDSSSRAPMGTVVIGGLALSTLLTLLIIPAAFSLAVGIERYVGPRLSRRLLTYRPGDNGDDVIGIAGRNPGPLLGPATGKLGHGGERGDGTQPAE from the coding sequence ATGAACTTCCGCAACATCTCGGCCTGGTCGATCCGCAACCCGGTTCCGCCGATCGTCCTGTTCCTGGCCCTGATGCTTGCGGGCGTCGTCAGCTTCATGCGGATGGACGTCAACCGCGATCCCGACATCGATTTCCCGATCGCGATTGTCGTCGTCAACCAGCCCGGCGCCGCGCCGACCGAGATGGAAACGCAGGTCACGCAGCGCGTTGAGGCGGCGGTGCGCTCGCTCCAGGGCATCGACGAGATCAACTCGACCGTCACCGAAGGCAATTCGGAAACGGTGATCCAGCTCACCATCGGAACCCCGATCGACCGCGCAGTGAACGACGTGCGCGACGCGATCGCACAGATCCGCAGCGACCTGCCCGACGGCATCCTCGAGCCGCAGGTCTACCGCGCGAACACCAGCGGCAACGACGTCGCGAGCTTCGCGGCGATCACCACCGACATGACCGTCGAACAGCTCTCCTGGTACATCGACGACACCGTCACCAAGGAATTGCTGTCGATCCCCGGCATGGCGACGATCAGCCGCAACGGCGGCGTCAGCCGCGAGATTCGCGTGATCCTCGATCCGCTGAAGCTTCAGAGCCAGGGTCTGACCGCAAGCCAGGTCAATTTGCAGCTGCGTCAGGTCAATCTGAACGCGGCGGGCGGTCGTGCCGAGATCGCCGGGTCCGAACAGTCGATCCGCGTGCTCGGCAACGCGCGCAACGCGAGCGATCTCGGCCAGACGCAGATCAACGTGGGCAATGGCCGCACCGTCCGTCTTGCCGACATCGCGCAGGTCCGCGACCTCTATGCCGAGCAGCGCAGCCGTGCGACGGTCGACGGGCGCCAGGCGATCACCTTCGATTTCCAGCGGGCCAAGGGCGCGTCCGACGTCACCGTCTATCATCAGGCCGTCGACAAGCTGCGCGCGCTCGAAAAGCGCAATCCCTCGGTCAAGTTCGTCCAGCGCTACACCACCACCGAATATACCGAAGCGCAGTATGAAAGCGCGATCCATGCGATGATCGAGGGCGCGATCCTCGCCGTCATCGTCGTCTTCATCTTCCTGCGCGACTGGCGTGCGACTGCGATCTCCGCGCTGGCGATCCCGCTGTCGGCGATCCCGGCCTTCTGGTTCATGGACCTGCTCGGCTTCGACCTGAACGGCATGACGCTGCTCGCGCTCAGCCTGGTCGCGGGCGTGCTCGTCGATGATGCGATCGTCGAGATCGAGAACATCGTCCGCCACATGCGAATGGGCAAGTCCGCCTATCAGGCATCGATCGACGCCGCGGACGAGATCGGTCTCGCCGTGCTGGCGACGACGATGGCGATCGTCGCGGTGTTCATGCCGGTCGCGCTGATGCCGGGTATCGCAGGCCAGTTCTTCAAGAATTTCGGCCTGACGGTGGTCGCGGCCGTGCTGATGAGTCTTGCGGTCGCGCGTCTCGTGACGCCGATGATCGCCGCGTATTTCCTCAAGTCGTTCGGCCATGCCAGCCACGGCGAGGGCAAGATCATGGACTGGTACGTCCGCACGCTCCACTGGACGCTCGACAGCCGCAAGGCCGCGGCGTGGCGCGCGCGCGGCGGCATCCGGAAGATGTTCAACCGCGTGATGGATCACCGGATGTGGGCGATCGGCGCGGGCGTGGTCGCCTTCGCGCTGACGCTGTTCATGTTCACCGTCATCCCCTCGCAGTTCCAGCCGACCCGCGACGAGGATGATTCCACCGCCCAGATCGAGATGGTGCCCGGCACCACGCTGGCGCAGACCGATGCGGTGGTCGCGCGGGTCGGCGAGATCCTGAGCCAGCAACCCGAAGTCGCCACCGTCTATGCCCGCACGCGGGTCGGCAGCGGGATCGTGACCGCGAACCTGCGTCCCGATCGCAAGGAGAAGTCGGTCGATTTCGAGCGCCGGCTCGCACCGCAGATGACCGCGATCCCCGATGCACGCGTGTCGTTCCGCTCGCAGTCCGGCTGGGGCGGCAGCGGGCGTGACGTGACGATCGTCCTCGGCGGCAGCGATCCCGCCAAGCTGCAACAGGCGGCGGACAAGATCGTCGCCGAGATGGGGTCGCTGAAATCGCTGACCGCACCGCGCGTGTCGGGCGGCATGCAGCGCCCGGAAATCGTCATCCGCCCGCGCTTCGATCTCGCCGCCAATCTCGGCGTGACCACGCAGGCGCTGTCGTCGGCGATCCGGATCGCGACGCTCGGCGATATTGACCAGAACTCGGCGCGCTTCTCGCTCTCCGATCGCCAGATCCCGATCCGCGTCGCGCTCGACCAGTCGGCGCGGACCAGCCTGTCGACGATCCAGAACCTGCCCGTGTCGACCGCGTCGGGCGGCTCGGTGCCGCTCAATCTCGTCGCGGATATCGGCCTCGGCTCGGGCCCGACCAAGATCGACCGCGTCAACCAGCAGCGCCAGATCACGCTCGGCGCCGATCTTGCGCCCGGCGTCGTGATCTCGAACGCGATGAAGCAGGTTCATGCCCTGCCCGCGATGAAGAACCTGCCGGTCGGCGTCAGCGAACTCACGCTCGGCCAGAGCAAGTGGCAGGCCGAGATGATCACCAACTTCATCACCGCGGTGATCGCGGGCACCTTCCTCGTGTTCGCGGTGCTGGTGCTGCTGTACCGCCGCGTGCTGCCGCCGTTCGTCAACATGGGGTCGTTGCTGCTCGCGCCGCTGGGCGGGTTGCTTGCGCTGTGGGCGACCGGACAGCCGCTGTCGCTGCCGGTGTATATCGGCCTGCTGATGCTGCTCGGCATCGTCGCCAAGAACTCGATCCTGCTGATCGACTTCGCGCTCGACGAGATGAGCAAGGGCGTCGACGCCTTCACCGCGATCATCGATGCCGGGCACAAGCGTGCGCAGCCGATCGTGATGACCACGGTCGCGATGGTCGCCGGCATGGTGCCGACCGCGATGTCGCTCAGCGGCGATTCGTCGTCGCGCGCGCCGATGGGCACGGTCGTGATTGGCGGCCTCGCGCTGTCGACGCTGCTGACCCTGCTGATCATCCCCGCGGCGTTCAGCCTGGCGGTCGGGATCGAGCGCTATGTCGGGCCACGGCTGAGCCGTCGCCTGCTCACCTATCGTCCGGGCGACAATGGCGACGACGTGATCGGTATCGCCGGGCGCAATCCGGGGCCGTTGCTCGGGCCGGCGACCGGCAAGCTCGGGCACGGCGGCGAACGGGGTGACGGCACGCAACCCGCCGAGTGA
- a CDS encoding MlaD family protein gives METRSNHVLVGAVVLILLALLALFTVWIARIGGKEEKEYDIFFRQSVDGLARGSAVVFSGVPSGQVKTISLWKNDPQFVRVRISVNDETPVLQGTTASISGVGFTGVSQISLDGARKGAPAIGCPETKTPTECPYGVPVIPTKLGGLGAILNSAPQLLERLSTLTERLTGLLTDRNQASIAGILENTNRLTDALADRGPEIAATLAQTRVAIQQAGDAAQQFGVLAQTTNGVLSEDVKPAMANLNKAIVSAQTSAETLNAAIGDARPGLQAFSKTTIPEANRLVRDLRTTAAALSSVAEKVDQQGASSLIGQQKLPDYKGK, from the coding sequence ATGGAAACCCGTTCGAACCACGTCCTAGTCGGCGCCGTCGTGCTGATCCTGCTGGCCCTGCTGGCGCTGTTCACCGTGTGGATCGCGCGGATCGGCGGCAAGGAAGAGAAGGAATACGACATCTTCTTCCGGCAGTCGGTCGATGGGCTCGCGCGCGGCTCGGCCGTGGTGTTCTCGGGCGTGCCGTCGGGTCAGGTGAAGACGATTTCGCTGTGGAAGAACGATCCGCAGTTCGTTCGCGTCCGGATCAGCGTCAACGACGAAACGCCGGTGCTGCAGGGTACGACCGCGTCGATTTCGGGCGTTGGTTTCACGGGCGTCAGCCAGATTTCGCTCGATGGCGCACGTAAGGGCGCGCCGGCGATTGGCTGCCCGGAGACGAAGACGCCGACCGAGTGCCCGTACGGCGTGCCGGTGATCCCGACCAAGCTTGGTGGCCTGGGCGCGATCCTGAACTCGGCGCCGCAGTTGCTCGAGCGCTTGTCGACGTTGACCGAGCGCCTGACCGGCTTGCTGACCGATCGTAACCAGGCATCGATCGCGGGTATTCTCGAGAACACCAATCGTTTGACGGATGCACTCGCCGATCGTGGGCCCGAGATTGCCGCGACGCTCGCGCAGACGCGGGTTGCTATCCAGCAGGCGGGCGATGCCGCACAACAGTTCGGCGTACTGGCTCAGACGACCAACGGTGTCCTGTCCGAGGACGTGAAGCCGGCAATGGCGAACCTGAACAAGGCGATCGTGTCGGCGCAGACCAGCGCGGAGACGCTCAACGCCGCGATCGGCGACGCGCGGCCTGGCTTGCAGGCATTCTCCAAGACGACGATCCCCGAGGCCAACCGTCTGGTCCGGGACCTTCGGACGACTGCGGCAGCGCTGTCGTCGGTCGCCGAGAAGGTCGACCAGCAGGGTGCGAGTTCGCTGATCGGGCAGCAGAAGCTCCCGGATTACAAGGGTAAGTGA